The Methanospirillum lacunae genome has a window encoding:
- a CDS encoding class I SAM-dependent methyltransferase, whose product MEISVKTFYDEIGWIISGNETEDAIRFEDLRENSREYVSKCRLRVLKYIPDFGVNILDMASGPIQYKEYLEYSKNFLFRYCVDLSQGALDQAKAKIGDHGVFICGNFLDIDLKKNFFDCSVSLHTIYHIDKDNQDEVIRKLIDVTKPGKNIIIVYSNPNAFFLNNWIAKGLLRIINRKKREKEGGTVNDLYFYPHPNKWWRRFDEIATIKMVPWRSFDSSTQKLLIPNNKLGKKILKILYYLEERFPKLFCKYGQYPMIILTKRHHDP is encoded by the coding sequence GTGGAAATATCGGTAAAAACGTTTTATGATGAAATCGGATGGATTATAAGTGGAAATGAAACAGAAGATGCTATAAGATTTGAAGATTTGAGAGAGAACTCACGTGAATATGTGAGTAAATGTAGATTAAGAGTTCTTAAATATATTCCTGATTTTGGAGTTAATATCCTAGATATGGCATCTGGGCCTATTCAATATAAAGAATATTTAGAATATTCTAAAAATTTTTTATTTAGATATTGTGTTGATCTTTCTCAAGGAGCATTAGATCAAGCGAAAGCGAAGATTGGTGATCATGGAGTCTTTATTTGTGGTAATTTTTTGGACATTGATCTAAAGAAAAATTTTTTTGATTGTTCAGTTAGTCTTCACACAATTTATCATATCGATAAAGATAATCAAGATGAAGTTATTAGAAAATTAATTGATGTTACTAAACCTGGGAAAAATATAATTATTGTATATTCAAATCCAAATGCATTTTTCCTTAATAACTGGATAGCAAAGGGACTGTTGAGAATTATTAATCGAAAAAAAAGAGAAAAGGAAGGAGGAACAGTAAATGATCTATATTTTTATCCACATCCAAATAAATGGTGGAGAAGATTTGATGAAATTGCCACAATAAAAATGGTTCCTTGGCGTTCTTTCGATAGTTCAACTCAAAAATTGTTAATTCCAAATAATAAATTGGGAAAAAAAATTCTGAAAATTCTGTATTATCTTGAAGAGAGGTTTCCTAAACTTTTCTGTAAATATGGTCAATATCCTATGATAATATTAACAAAAAGACATCATGATCCTTAA